Proteins encoded together in one Leptolyngbyaceae cyanobacterium window:
- a CDS encoding PRC-barrel domain-containing protein has protein sequence MNTQPSTLRNSELVNKLVLDRRTAEEIGRVDYLWLIPQTHRVVGFTCKSGLFGGRKRSFTWGQIESIGADSIMVNFNHDDFADPQKPEEAFSLIGHEVWTEAGNKAGKLVDYLFVQETGGVVNYLFVSNGWQGILNVAYLLDLSDITSIGSKRLIVKNAAVEEAKQYGSWQEKINQVTEVLKEDYKKTQADLEVFKRSAQDMAARVKDKAQDIAEQLKERPEEIEGEGNALPPAREVIEIKAEIIREDIEEKEK, from the coding sequence ATGAATACACAACCATCAACACTTAGAAACAGCGAATTAGTTAATAAGCTAGTATTAGATCGTCGCACGGCTGAAGAAATCGGTCGAGTAGATTATCTATGGTTAATTCCCCAAACTCATCGAGTGGTAGGATTTACCTGTAAATCGGGATTGTTTGGTGGAAGAAAGCGCTCTTTTACTTGGGGACAAATAGAATCGATCGGTGCTGATAGCATTATGGTAAATTTCAACCATGATGATTTTGCCGATCCCCAGAAACCAGAGGAAGCTTTTTCTTTGATCGGTCATGAAGTGTGGACGGAAGCAGGTAATAAAGCAGGCAAATTAGTTGATTATTTATTTGTTCAAGAAACGGGAGGCGTAGTTAATTATTTATTTGTTTCCAATGGCTGGCAGGGAATATTAAATGTTGCTTATTTGCTCGATCTATCAGACATTACTAGCATTGGTAGCAAAAGATTGATTGTGAAAAATGCGGCGGTTGAAGAGGCTAAACAATACGGTAGTTGGCAGGAGAAAATTAATCAAGTTACGGAAGTTCTTAAGGAAGATTATAAGAAAACTCAAGCTGATTTAGAGGTTTTCAAACGAAGCGCTCAAGATATGGCTGCTAGGGTAAAGGATAAGGCGCAAGATATTGCCGAACAGTTGAAAGAACGACCGGAAGAGATAGAGGGAGAAGGTAATGCTTTACCGCCTGCGCGTGAAGTGATTGAGATAAAGGCAGAAATTATTAGGGAAGATATAGAGGAAAAGGAAAAGTAA
- a CDS encoding TIGR02117 family protein produces the protein MRYLKKIRRHFLIFTLSIFTLLTIGYFIPSRWCNSVRENCHLTICVSNTGIHTNIVTPVKNAVFDWQNYLKIDDIGNSSLPNYNYLSFGWGDREFYMNTPSLADINLVTTFNALFLPTPSVMEIQGYSAIPHNIGIKCVKISEQDYSNLMQFIKNSFQIDTNGKTIRIRQGHSSYSSFYEAKGNYSILRNCNSWTAEGLRKANVNTPLWAGLSSAIIFHVKNSCRCRE, from the coding sequence ATGCGTTATCTAAAAAAAATCCGTCGCCATTTTCTGATTTTTACTTTATCAATTTTCACTTTACTCACCATCGGTTACTTTATCCCTAGCAGATGGTGTAATTCTGTCCGGGAAAATTGTCATTTGACTATTTGCGTTTCCAACACGGGAATCCATACCAATATCGTGACTCCAGTTAAAAATGCAGTTTTTGATTGGCAAAACTATCTAAAGATAGATGACATTGGAAACAGTAGTTTACCTAACTATAATTATTTAAGTTTCGGTTGGGGCGATCGCGAATTCTATATGAATACCCCTAGCCTAGCCGATATAAATCTTGTTACTACCTTTAACGCCCTCTTTCTCCCCACCCCTTCCGTTATGGAGATACAAGGATATTCAGCTATTCCTCACAATATAGGAATTAAATGTGTAAAGATTAGCGAACAAGATTATTCAAATTTAATGCAATTTATTAAAAACTCTTTTCAAATAGATACAAATGGTAAAACTATTCGGATTCGCCAAGGTCACTCATCCTACAGTAGCTTTTACGAAGCAAAAGGAAATTATTCTATTTTGAGAAATTGTAATTCTTGGACAGCAGAAGGATTAAGAAAAGCTAACGTAAATACACCCCTTTGGGCTGGACTCTCCTCTGCTATTATATTCCACGTGAAAAATAGTTGTCGATGCAGGGAGTAA
- a CDS encoding FHA domain-containing protein, translated as MIRIGRSKENDVILYSAVVSRNHVELWNNGREWEIMSFGANGTYVNNELITQAKVEDGMIFRLGSSGPKIQIWLKKGDPDAIIKKNVDKVSSERNPRESETFLTSRTLEKTSEIP; from the coding sequence GTGATCCGGATTGGCCGTTCCAAAGAAAATGACGTAATACTCTATAGCGCTGTGGTTTCTCGCAACCATGTGGAGCTATGGAACAATGGCCGCGAATGGGAAATTATGAGTTTTGGAGCGAACGGAACTTATGTGAATAATGAACTAATTACCCAAGCCAAAGTAGAGGACGGAATGATCTTTCGTCTGGGCAGTTCTGGGCCAAAAATTCAAATTTGGCTGAAAAAAGGCGATCCGGATGCAATTATCAAGAAAAATGTAGATAAGGTATCGTCTGAGAGAAATCCTAGAGAATCAGAGACTTTCCTGACTAGCCGTACTCTAGAGAAGACTAGTGAAATTCCTTGA
- a CDS encoding CBS domain-containing protein: MQLNGPPFYSLSLKSAINPHHLIVPPDLSVIEVLYSMAQVRSSCPVRDTHLSSEGQANNNYSLEDLKRASCALIMEGSQLVGIFTERDIVRLTAAGTDLKRYCIGEVMTKPVITLTQSDSQDIFSALSILRQHRIRHLPILDREGELIGILTPGSIRASMQPANLLTRLWSVADVMTTQVIHAPMTASVMNLAQLMAEYRVSCVVITRIEEREVRVEERSGSDLAFTYQDTARNLKGQFFLVPIGIVTEGDVVKFQALELNLSQLQAQDVMSAPLFCLEPSESLWVAHQEMQRRHIRRLVVASSQGELLGIVSQTSLLQVLDPTEMYGVIEALQQAVDERTAELRTTNEQLQREIAFRVKAEEELQKAHDDLKKQVEERTAELQAANQLLKEDIAKRQQIEEALRKSEAQSRQQANQLEATLHELQKAQAQLIQTEKMSSLGQLVAGVAHEINNPVSFIHGNLPYASQYVRDLLHLVHLYQRHYPQPMEEVQAQAEAIDLNFLLEDLPKLLASMQLGAERIRQIVLSLRNFSRLDQAEMKPVDLHEGLDSTLLILQNRLKARPGHPGILVVKEYGDLPPVECYAGQLNQVFMNLLSNAVDAVDNSENFHSQQNSQPGLPPEEIRLGTIRIRTELLNKDWVAINIGDNGPGMSEAVLTKLFDPFFTTKPPGKGTGLGLSISYQIVVEKHGGQLKCFSTPGQGSEFVIEIPIQQQVR; the protein is encoded by the coding sequence ATGCAGCTTAACGGCCCGCCCTTCTATTCCCTATCTCTGAAAAGCGCCATCAATCCTCATCATTTAATTGTTCCTCCAGATCTGTCGGTCATAGAGGTTCTATACTCAATGGCACAGGTGAGAAGCAGTTGCCCGGTGAGGGATACTCATCTATCTTCAGAAGGCCAAGCCAATAATAATTATTCCCTAGAAGACCTCAAACGAGCTAGCTGCGCCTTGATTATGGAAGGTTCTCAGTTAGTCGGTATCTTTACAGAACGAGATATCGTTAGGTTAACGGCGGCTGGAACTGATTTAAAAAGATACTGTATAGGTGAGGTGATGACTAAACCAGTAATTACCCTCACTCAGTCGGATTCCCAAGATATTTTCAGCGCTTTGTCGATTTTGCGCCAACATCGGATTCGCCACTTGCCGATTTTAGATCGAGAAGGCGAGCTAATCGGTATATTAACCCCCGGTAGTATTCGCGCCTCGATGCAGCCTGCCAATCTACTGACGCGCTTGTGGTCTGTTGCGGATGTGATGACGACTCAAGTGATTCATGCACCGATGACTGCATCGGTGATGAATTTAGCTCAGCTGATGGCGGAGTATCGGGTGAGTTGCGTGGTGATTACCAGGATTGAGGAACGAGAGGTGAGAGTTGAGGAAAGGAGCGGGAGCGATTTAGCTTTTACCTATCAAGATACGGCTAGAAATCTGAAAGGGCAGTTCTTTTTAGTGCCTATAGGCATTGTGACGGAGGGAGATGTCGTCAAATTTCAGGCCCTAGAGCTAAATTTGTCTCAGTTGCAAGCTCAAGACGTGATGAGTGCGCCGTTATTTTGTCTGGAACCGTCAGAGTCACTCTGGGTGGCCCACCAGGAAATGCAACGACGGCACATTCGCCGTTTGGTGGTAGCTAGCAGCCAGGGAGAATTACTGGGAATTGTTTCTCAAACTAGTTTGTTGCAAGTACTCGACCCAACAGAAATGTATGGGGTGATCGAGGCTTTACAGCAAGCGGTAGACGAACGAACGGCTGAATTAAGAACTACTAACGAGCAGTTACAGAGGGAAATTGCCTTTCGGGTAAAAGCTGAAGAGGAATTGCAAAAAGCTCACGATGATTTAAAAAAGCAGGTGGAGGAACGCACGGCGGAGCTACAAGCGGCTAATCAGCTTTTGAAAGAGGATATTGCCAAACGCCAACAAATAGAAGAAGCGTTGCGGAAGTCAGAGGCGCAGTCCAGACAACAGGCTAACCAATTGGAAGCTACTCTGCACGAATTGCAAAAGGCTCAAGCTCAATTGATTCAAACGGAAAAAATGTCTAGTTTGGGGCAGTTAGTGGCTGGTGTGGCTCACGAAATTAATAATCCAGTTAGCTTTATCCACGGAAATTTACCTTATGCAAGTCAGTATGTCCGAGATTTATTACATTTAGTACATCTCTACCAACGTCATTATCCTCAGCCGATGGAGGAAGTTCAAGCGCAAGCAGAAGCGATCGATCTGAATTTCCTGCTAGAAGATTTACCTAAGTTGCTGGCTTCTATGCAGTTGGGGGCGGAACGGATTCGCCAAATCGTTCTATCGTTGCGGAATTTTTCTCGCTTGGATCAAGCAGAAATGAAGCCTGTTGACCTTCATGAGGGATTGGATAGCACTTTACTGATTTTGCAAAATCGATTAAAAGCCAGACCCGGACATCCGGGTATTTTGGTAGTTAAGGAGTATGGGGATTTGCCACCAGTGGAGTGTTATGCTGGGCAACTAAATCAGGTGTTTATGAATTTGCTGAGTAATGCAGTTGATGCGGTGGATAATAGCGAAAATTTTCACTCTCAGCAAAATAGTCAACCGGGATTGCCGCCAGAAGAAATTCGGCTTGGCACGATCCGCATCCGCACGGAATTACTGAATAAAGACTGGGTAGCGATTAATATCGGCGATAACGGGCCGGGAATGTCTGAGGCAGTACTTACTAAACTTTTCGATCCTTTTTTTACTACTAAGCCTCCTGGTAAAGGCACTGGTTTAGGTTTATCGATTAGTTATCAAATTGTGGTAGAAAAGCACGGCGGTCAACTGAAATGTTTTTCTACTCCAGGACAGGGTAGTGAGTTTGTAATTGAAATTCCGATTCAGCAGCAAGTAAGGTAA
- a CDS encoding FHA domain-containing protein — MITLNLLHPLQSIPIQSWTFDEESVIRIGRATDNDVILYSAVVSRHHVELRRHGRSWEVINLGANGTYLEGKRITEAPIADGAMIRLARSGPQIQVQLGASTSQEGQKSISQKSSSGEPKPDKSRDTLIHPRSEDREDVTQLDS, encoded by the coding sequence GTGATTACCTTAAACCTGCTGCATCCACTTCAGTCGATCCCGATTCAAAGCTGGACTTTTGATGAGGAATCGGTGATTCGGATTGGGCGAGCTACTGATAATGATGTTATTCTTTACAGCGCCGTAGTCTCACGTCACCATGTAGAATTACGGCGTCACGGTCGTAGTTGGGAAGTTATTAATTTAGGTGCAAACGGAACCTACTTGGAAGGTAAACGCATTACAGAAGCGCCTATAGCTGATGGAGCCATGATTCGTTTAGCTCGATCTGGCCCTCAGATCCAAGTCCAACTAGGGGCATCTACCTCTCAAGAAGGGCAAAAATCAATTTCTCAAAAATCATCTTCTGGGGAGCCGAAACCCGATAAATCCAGAGATACTCTAATTCATCCAAGATCGGAAGACCGGGAGGATGTCACCCAATTAGATAGCTAA
- a CDS encoding FHA domain-containing protein, producing the protein MIVCPNCNHQNPDGAVQCEACYTPLPATTNCPNCGTTVQTDASFCGQCGFNLQNASVKSEAQTVAPATVAMASSPSGSMPDLVAPDPLVELEPLPMSSALPTPANPSEKSAGSESSPPPPQSFSSPQAEAAPANIALPSPPLPPAREYGSSVTRIQQQTAKLLHVQTKTEIELPQNLPIVHLGKPNDQIPPDIDVSGFPNSEVVSRVHADIRVEGDAYYLEDVGSSNGTYINHTPLPKGNRHRLRPGDRISLGKGDLVTFLFQLS; encoded by the coding sequence ATGATTGTTTGCCCAAACTGCAATCACCAAAATCCAGACGGAGCAGTTCAATGCGAAGCCTGTTACACGCCCTTACCAGCCACGACCAATTGCCCTAATTGTGGCACTACGGTGCAGACAGACGCCAGTTTCTGCGGCCAATGCGGTTTTAACTTGCAGAATGCCAGTGTGAAAAGTGAAGCACAGACAGTAGCACCGGCTACAGTGGCAATGGCATCCTCACCATCAGGATCGATGCCCGATTTAGTAGCACCCGACCCTTTGGTGGAACTAGAGCCTTTACCGATGAGTTCTGCATTGCCTACACCCGCCAATCCTAGCGAAAAATCTGCTGGTAGCGAGTCATCACCGCCACCACCACAAAGTTTTAGCAGTCCGCAGGCTGAAGCGGCACCTGCAAATATCGCTTTGCCGTCACCTCCACTGCCTCCAGCTAGAGAATATGGTAGTTCTGTAACGCGCATTCAGCAGCAAACTGCCAAGTTGCTGCACGTCCAAACGAAAACGGAAATCGAACTACCCCAAAATTTGCCGATCGTACATTTAGGCAAACCAAACGACCAAATACCACCAGATATAGATGTTTCTGGGTTTCCCAACTCAGAAGTAGTTTCTCGCGTTCATGCAGATATTCGCGTGGAGGGGGACGCTTACTATTTGGAAGACGTGGGAAGTTCCAACGGTACGTATATCAACCATACTCCCCTGCCAAAGGGTAATCGGCATCGCTTGCGACCGGGCGATCGCATTAGTCTGGGAAAGGGAGATCTGGTAACATTTTTGTTTCAACTCTCTTAG
- the pgl gene encoding 6-phosphogluconolactonase, with protein sequence MAKKIEVLPSQAALIERSRQLVLDKINTAILARGKCTIALSGGSTPKALYEEIAKENLAWQKIHVFWGDERYVPPDHPDSNQRMARQAWLDKVDMPPTNIHPIPTDGGDPDADAKKHEAELREFFECPEGKIPVFDIVLLGMGDDGHTASLFPHTGALQVRDRLVSVGNKDGQPRLTFTVPLINQAECVIFIVAGANKQSALDRVFAPVADEMSYPSRLIQPKGELWWILDESAKGNLNLANSIY encoded by the coding sequence ATGGCCAAAAAGATTGAAGTACTACCTTCTCAGGCGGCCTTAATCGAGCGATCGCGACAGCTGGTACTAGATAAAATTAATACAGCAATCCTCGCCAGAGGTAAGTGTACTATCGCCCTGTCCGGTGGCAGTACTCCGAAAGCACTGTATGAAGAAATCGCCAAAGAAAACTTAGCATGGCAAAAAATTCACGTATTTTGGGGTGACGAACGCTACGTACCCCCAGACCATCCAGATAGCAATCAAAGAATGGCTCGACAGGCTTGGTTAGATAAAGTAGATATGCCACCTACTAACATTCATCCCATACCTACGGATGGAGGTGACCCAGATGCAGATGCCAAAAAACACGAAGCAGAACTGAGAGAATTTTTTGAGTGTCCGGAAGGAAAAATACCAGTTTTTGATATTGTTTTACTGGGGATGGGAGATGATGGGCATACAGCTTCCCTGTTTCCCCACACGGGAGCTTTGCAAGTGCGCGATCGCTTAGTGAGCGTGGGGAATAAAGACGGTCAACCTCGTCTTACCTTCACCGTACCTTTAATTAACCAAGCTGAGTGTGTCATATTTATCGTAGCTGGTGCTAATAAACAATCTGCTCTCGATCGGGTGTTCGCTCCTGTGGCCGATGAAATGAGCTACCCCTCCCGCTTAATTCAGCCCAAAGGAGAACTTTGGTGGATATTGGATGAATCTGCCAAAGGAAATCTGAATTTAGCCAACTCAATCTACTAA
- a CDS encoding GAF domain-containing sensor histidine kinase yields the protein MRDSQDKKRLGTYRKRRTIVSTTSEKSIAALSSNEPEVALYPENLNEFWQCEVYSPDLGHEIAHIVLDSPNAEIVLPEISKALQETFQVEYCLIAAMVNDGTLVQNAYWYPDRDQSSSLGNPSHLLGHLHQAALLSISDPFAIADVTAVESPLSELSGSTEFPVRAILAIETRFQGRVNGIVALMRSAVHHWTASEKRQLQALSDSIAMAISQVQLQRQVKASSGYQAFLNQLTMAIRSSTELEQVLKLALDGTARNLQVDRGLILLLKYTDPLQKKGNYQKAIPEAKATVVSEWLSVAASPENENQKSWLNQSFWLSECQLCQEGFTNAPNQIVIADKSYFTSNNIDDGIASVFDLTTMSALVLVPLESQGTVLGFLGLQQRQPRSWVREELELVELVSAQLSIAILQFQTLRQTSALVEERTAQLQSILRVQAKLYETTRQHVEQLRHLNQVKDEFIDTMSDRLRNPLASMRMAIRMLRQPGISAERQTKYLDILEQQCTQEINLINDILALQQLESKKSTLHLQKIDLKQVIEALAASFSHKWGVKGVDLAMDLPKRSLMIQSDPDSLDRILEELLTNAGKYSDPDTTVHLAADYHVEGTIPQIVLTFSNTGPGISPAEQNYIFEKFRRGQGVSEQLIQGTGLGLALVKCLVQHLNGTIAVSSNPINDSDSWLTCFTVILPQMQG from the coding sequence ATGAGAGATTCGCAGGACAAAAAAAGATTAGGCACTTACCGGAAGCGCCGCACGATTGTCAGCACAACATCTGAAAAGTCGATCGCTGCTTTATCGTCAAACGAGCCGGAAGTGGCTCTGTATCCGGAAAACTTAAATGAATTTTGGCAATGCGAGGTTTATTCTCCCGATCTAGGCCATGAAATCGCCCATATCGTACTCGATAGCCCCAATGCAGAAATAGTGCTGCCTGAAATTAGCAAAGCTTTGCAAGAAACTTTCCAGGTAGAATACTGTCTGATTGCCGCAATGGTCAATGATGGGACTCTCGTGCAAAACGCTTATTGGTATCCCGATCGAGACCAATCATCTTCGCTGGGAAACCCCAGTCATCTGCTCGGGCATTTGCATCAAGCCGCATTATTGAGTATATCTGACCCATTTGCGATCGCGGATGTCACTGCTGTTGAATCTCCTCTATCTGAGTTGAGCGGGTCTACAGAGTTTCCAGTCAGGGCTATTTTAGCGATCGAGACTAGGTTTCAAGGTCGCGTTAACGGGATAGTCGCCCTGATGCGTTCCGCAGTCCACCATTGGACTGCATCCGAAAAACGACAACTGCAAGCCCTGTCAGATTCAATCGCAATGGCAATCTCACAAGTTCAACTTCAAAGACAGGTGAAAGCTTCCTCAGGCTACCAAGCTTTCCTCAACCAATTAACGATGGCCATCCGCAGTTCTACGGAACTCGAACAAGTCCTCAAACTAGCATTAGATGGTACAGCCCGTAATCTTCAGGTAGATCGGGGTTTAATCCTGTTACTAAAATACACAGACCCGCTCCAGAAAAAAGGCAATTACCAAAAAGCAATTCCGGAAGCCAAAGCGACGGTAGTTTCTGAATGGCTTTCCGTTGCTGCCTCCCCTGAAAACGAAAACCAGAAAAGTTGGTTAAATCAGTCATTCTGGTTGTCGGAATGCCAGTTATGTCAAGAAGGCTTTACCAACGCTCCCAACCAAATCGTTATCGCTGACAAAAGCTATTTTACCAGTAACAATATCGATGATGGGATCGCCTCGGTTTTTGATTTAACTACAATGTCTGCCCTAGTACTAGTTCCTCTAGAAAGCCAAGGTACCGTATTGGGATTTTTAGGGCTACAACAGCGTCAACCTCGTTCCTGGGTAAGAGAGGAACTCGAATTGGTGGAATTGGTCAGCGCCCAATTGAGTATTGCCATTCTCCAATTTCAAACACTGCGGCAAACTTCCGCTTTAGTGGAAGAACGGACAGCCCAACTCCAGTCTATTTTGCGAGTTCAGGCGAAGTTATACGAAACTACTCGCCAACACGTAGAACAACTGCGTCATTTAAATCAAGTCAAGGATGAGTTTATCGACACCATGAGCGATCGGCTGCGAAATCCTTTGGCAAGTATGAGAATGGCAATTCGGATGTTACGCCAACCAGGTATTTCCGCTGAGCGTCAAACAAAATATTTGGATATTTTAGAACAGCAGTGTACTCAGGAAATCAATTTAATTAACGATATACTTGCTCTTCAACAATTAGAATCTAAAAAATCGACCCTGCACCTCCAAAAAATCGACTTAAAACAGGTAATCGAGGCATTAGCTGCCTCTTTTTCCCATAAATGGGGAGTTAAGGGTGTAGATTTAGCAATGGATCTACCCAAGCGATCGCTGATGATCCAAAGCGATCCCGACAGTCTCGATCGCATTCTGGAAGAACTGCTCACTAATGCTGGCAAGTATTCCGATCCCGATACTACCGTTCACCTGGCAGCTGATTACCACGTTGAAGGAACAATTCCACAAATCGTATTGACATTTTCTAATACTGGCCCCGGTATTTCTCCAGCCGAACAAAATTATATTTTTGAAAAGTTCCGTCGAGGTCAAGGAGTGAGCGAACAATTAATTCAAGGTACCGGACTGGGACTGGCTTTGGTTAAATGCTTAGTGCAACACTTGAATGGTACGATCGCGGTTTCTAGCAATCCCATTAACGACTCCGATTCTTGGTTAACTTGTTTCACTGTTATCCTCCCCCAAATGCAAGGTTGA
- a CDS encoding AarF/ABC1/UbiB kinase family protein, whose translation MAITVAPKPLRWQRAKYSPLSRQMDVFTAAGKFLFFLGWDKLFARNSPSQKRRRAKWLVRTLLNLGPTFIKIGQSLSTRADLLPPEYVSALAQLQDNVPAFSSSEAIALVESELGKPIYALYRDFNEIPIAAASLGQVHKAWLHTGEEVVVKVQRPRLQQLFDLDVKAVYKIIQFCKRYLPGARKYELEAIYHEFFTILYQEIDYIQEAKNAERFRYNFMNYPGISVPKVYWEYTTQKVLTVEYLPGIKVDDRQTIEACGLDVKRINQIGICCYLKQLLLDGFFQADPHPGNMAVNPENGSLIFYDFGMMAEVKSLAKDQMIRTFFAVLRKDTEEVLDTLIKMGLIEPVSDMTPVRRLISFLLEKFTEKPVDFQAFAEIKSELYVMFEQQPFRLPAQMTFILKSLTTLDGVARALDPQYNLVAAAQPFIKSIAVSKGRGSAIGELARQTKNFITYKLQHPSKTEVLIRDLERRIEDGELQLRVRSIESDRIFKRIYLAIKSLVYACLTGFTLLAGAILFVEGFKGVAVAAFTLSALALLFLVRSLVSLAMREKLDSIAEK comes from the coding sequence ATGGCTATAACTGTTGCGCCTAAGCCACTACGCTGGCAACGGGCCAAATATTCGCCGCTATCGCGTCAGATGGATGTATTTACGGCGGCTGGAAAATTTTTATTCTTTTTAGGGTGGGATAAGCTATTTGCTCGTAATTCCCCATCACAAAAAAGGCGTCGGGCTAAGTGGTTAGTTCGTACTTTGCTGAATTTAGGGCCAACTTTTATTAAAATCGGTCAGTCTTTATCTACTCGCGCCGATCTGTTACCACCAGAGTATGTCAGTGCTTTAGCTCAGTTACAGGATAACGTTCCGGCATTTAGTAGTTCGGAAGCGATCGCTTTAGTTGAATCTGAATTGGGCAAACCTATTTATGCTTTGTATCGGGATTTTAATGAAATCCCGATCGCTGCTGCGAGTTTGGGACAGGTACACAAAGCATGGCTGCATACCGGAGAAGAAGTAGTTGTCAAAGTGCAGCGACCTCGACTGCAACAGTTATTTGACCTGGATGTAAAAGCTGTTTATAAAATCATTCAGTTTTGTAAGCGCTATTTACCTGGGGCAAGAAAGTACGAGCTAGAAGCTATTTATCACGAATTTTTTACGATTCTTTATCAAGAAATAGATTACATTCAAGAAGCGAAAAATGCCGAGCGTTTTCGCTATAATTTTATGAATTATCCCGGTATTAGCGTACCAAAAGTTTATTGGGAATATACTACCCAGAAAGTTTTGACCGTGGAATATTTACCGGGAATTAAAGTTGACGATCGTCAAACCATAGAAGCTTGTGGCTTGGATGTGAAAAGAATTAATCAAATCGGTATTTGTTGTTATTTAAAACAACTGTTACTCGATGGATTTTTCCAAGCCGATCCCCATCCCGGAAATATGGCGGTCAATCCAGAGAATGGTAGCCTGATTTTCTATGATTTCGGCATGATGGCCGAGGTAAAATCTCTGGCTAAAGATCAGATGATCAGGACGTTTTTTGCCGTTCTCAGAAAAGATACGGAAGAGGTACTGGATACTTTAATTAAAATGGGATTAATCGAGCCAGTCTCGGATATGACACCAGTCCGAAGGCTGATCTCGTTTTTACTGGAAAAATTTACGGAAAAACCCGTAGATTTTCAGGCTTTTGCGGAAATAAAAAGCGAACTTTACGTTATGTTCGAGCAGCAACCTTTCCGTTTACCTGCACAAATGACTTTTATTTTGAAGTCGTTGACTACGCTGGATGGAGTTGCTAGGGCGCTCGACCCTCAATATAATTTGGTGGCAGCGGCTCAACCTTTTATTAAAAGTATTGCGGTTTCTAAAGGACGAGGAAGCGCGATCGGAGAACTGGCAAGACAAACTAAGAATTTTATTACCTATAAATTGCAGCACCCTAGTAAAACGGAAGTTTTGATTAGGGATTTAGAACGACGAATAGAAGATGGCGAACTACAGCTGCGAGTGCGATCGATCGAGAGCGATCGGATCTTCAAACGCATTTATTTAGCGATTAAGAGCTTAGTGTATGCCTGCTTAACTGGTTTTACCTTATTAGCTGGGGCGATTCTCTTTGTAGAGGGATTTAAAGGGGTGGCTGTGGCTGCTTTTACCCTGTCAGCTTTAGCATTGTTATTTTTGGTGCGCTCTTTGGTTAGCTTAGCTATGCGGGAAAAATTAGATAGCATCGCAGAAAAGTGA
- a CDS encoding tetratricopeptide repeat protein → MNQMVTIDRKAADGKPGDYWEWYWQGKTFEEQELYSEAIASFDKALQIQPDDYWAWYKRSKALQALGNYEEAIASFDKTLSVRPSDYWSWYNRGCVALDDLDDFSEAIANFDRALEIRPRDFWAWFKRGDALRHLKRYEEALLNYDRAIAARRQDFLAWLRRGDVLRLMERYEEALASYEQALKDEEGDLFWAFYKRGDVLRYLKRYSDAIESYDRALTIQPDDEYAWYNKACCYAILGNADLAIENLQKAICLHPSEYKTLAKTDPDFQQIRGNQQFQALLQGGVN, encoded by the coding sequence ATGAATCAAATGGTAACGATCGATCGCAAAGCTGCCGACGGAAAACCAGGAGACTACTGGGAATGGTACTGGCAAGGGAAAACCTTTGAGGAGCAAGAACTTTACTCCGAAGCGATCGCTAGCTTTGATAAAGCGCTGCAAATCCAACCCGATGACTATTGGGCTTGGTATAAGCGCAGCAAGGCACTACAAGCTTTAGGCAATTACGAAGAAGCGATCGCCAGCTTCGATAAAACCCTTTCAGTGCGCCCGAGCGACTACTGGAGTTGGTATAACCGGGGATGCGTAGCCCTAGACGATCTGGATGATTTTTCTGAAGCGATCGCCAACTTCGATCGCGCCTTGGAAATCAGACCCAGAGACTTCTGGGCGTGGTTCAAGCGCGGCGACGCCTTGCGTCACCTCAAACGCTACGAGGAAGCTCTCCTGAACTACGATCGAGCGATCGCCGCCCGACGCCAAGACTTTTTGGCCTGGTTGAGGCGAGGCGATGTCCTGCGCCTGATGGAGCGCTACGAAGAAGCTCTCGCTAGCTACGAACAAGCACTCAAAGACGAAGAAGGCGACCTCTTCTGGGCGTTCTACAAGCGCGGTGACGTGCTGCGCTACCTGAAACGCTACTCCGACGCGATCGAGAGTTACGATCGAGCTTTAACCATTCAACCCGATGACGAATACGCCTGGTACAACAAAGCTTGCTGCTATGCCATTCTGGGAAATGCCGATTTAGCGATCGAAAACCTGCAAAAAGCCATCTGCCTTCATCCCAGCGAATATAAGACACTAGCAAAAACCGATCCGGATTTTCAGCAAATCCGAGGAAACCAGCAATTCCAAGCTTTATTACAAGGCGGGGTTAACTAA